The DNA window TCCCGCCCACGATACCGCCGACGCGATCCGCACCACGCTGCAGACGCGGGCAATCCGCGACATTATGGATCAGGGCCTGCATGAGTTCCTGGAAGATTTCGTCGCCCGCAACAACCAGCTCGGCATGGAAATTTCCGACGGCTACCGGTTCTACGTTTAAGCGGATCAGAACATGAGACTGAAGATCAGCCACCTCACCGAATACCGCTACGACGAACCGGCGCAATTCTCGCTGCAACGTCTGAGGCTGACGCCGCCGGCAACCAACGGCCAGACAGTGCTCGGCTGGTCGCTGAAGGTCGAGGGTGCCACGCCCGAAGTGGAATATGACGACCAGTACGGCAACCACGTCAACCTGGTCTCGCTGGAAGGCGAGCAGCAGGTGACGCGGATTTTCGCGGAAGGCGAGGTCGAAACGACGGATATCAATGGCGTCACCGGCCCGCATACGGGCTTCTGCCCGCTCTGGCTCTTCCTGCGCGAAACGCCGCTCACCAAGAGCGGCAAGCTGGTGAAGGAACTAATCAAAGGCGTCAACGGCGATAATGAACTCGCCCGCATGCATGCGCTGATGGCAGCCATTCACGAGACTGTCGATTACAGGCCCGGAACCAGCGACACTGCGACGACGGCCGAACAGGCGCTGGAGAAGAAGAGCGGCGTCTGCCAGGACCATGCGCACATCTTCGTTGCCGCCGCCCGCGCCCTGCAGGTTCCGGCGCGTTATGTCTCCGGCTATCTGATGATGACGGAAAAGGCCGAACAGGCGGCGACCCATGCCTGGGCCGAGGCCCATATTCCCGGCCTTGGCTGGGTTGGCTTCGATCCCGCCAACGAGATCTGCCCCGATGACCGATATGTCCGGATCGCCTCCGGCCTCTGCTATCGCGACGCCGCACCGATCTCAGGCATGCGCATCGGCACACCGGGCGAAACCCTGTCGGTGACCGTGAAGGTCGAAGACGGCGGACAGATGCAGAGCCAGAGCCAGAGCTGAACCACCGACGCTCGCCATTGCACGATCGCGCAATTCCGCGCCATTTCGAGCGCTTTTCTCATCGCAACTAGCGGGAAGGACAGCATGGGCGCTGGCGGCTCGAAAGTGGCCTCATTTCGCCAACAAAAAGGCGGGGACAAAAGCCCCGCCTCTTCATCAATGTCTCGTCGGACATGCCCTACTCAGTGGCTGTCCTTGCCGACAGCGTTTCCGCGACATCCCTTGAGGAAATCAAGGTCGGCGCCGGTATCGGCTCCCTCGACATGCTGCTGATGCAGGTAGGCGTAGCCCGACGTCGGCAGATCGTGGTGCGGCTGCCATTCGGAGAGCCGACGCGCCAGTTCTTCGTCCGAAATGTCGAGATGCAGGCGACGGTTCGGCACGTCGAGCTCGATCATGTCCCCGGTCTTGACGACCGCGAGCGGCCCGCCGACCGCCGCTTCCGGCGAGGTGTGCAGCACGACGGTGCCATAAGCCGTTCCGGACATGCGGGCGTCGGAAATGCGCACCATGTCGAGGATGCCCTTCTTCAGCACCTTCGGCGGGAGCCCCATATTGCCGACCTCGGCCATGCCGGGATAGCCCTTCGGCCCGCAGTTCTTCATGACCATGACGCAATTCTCGTCGATGTCGAGGCTGTCGTCATTGATCTTGGCCTTGTAGTCGTCGATGTCCTCGAACACGACCGCCCTGCCCCGGTGCACCAGGAGATGTGGCGAGGCCGCCGAAGGCTTCAGCACCGCACCCTTCGGTGCTAGATTGCCGCGCAGAACGACGATGCCGCCCGAAGAGGTCAGCGCCTTTTCGGCAGGCAGGATAACGTCCTCGTTCCAATTGACGACGTCCTTGACCTCGTCCCAGACTGTTTCGCCGGAGACAGTCAGAGCATCCTTATGAAGGAGCCCGGCCTCCCCGAGACGCTTCAGCACGACAGGCAGGCCGCCGGCATAGAAGAACTCTTCCATCAGGTACTTGCCCGAGGGCATCAGATTGACGATCGTCGGAACGTCGCGGCCGCAACGGTCCCAGTCGTCAAGCGTCAGGTCGATACCGACGCGGCCGGCGATCGCCAGCAGATGGATGACGGCGTTGGTCGATCCGCCGATCGCCGCATTGGTGCGGATGGCGTTCTCAAAGGCCTGCTTCGTCATGATGTCGGATGGCTTCAGGTCGTCCTTGACCATCTGCACGATACGGCGGCCGGTCAGCTGCGCCATAACCTTGCGGCGGGAATCGACGCCGGGGATTGCGGCATTGCCTGACAGCGCCATGCCGAGCGCTTCCGCCATGGAAGCCATTGTCGAGGCGGTGCCCATCGTGTTGCAGGTGCCCGACGAGCGGCTCATCGATGCTTCCGCCTCGAGGAACTCGGCCTGCGTCATCTCGCCCGCCTTCACCATTTCGGAGAACTTCCACAGATGCGTGCCGGAGCCGACGCGTTCGCCGCGGAAATAGCCGTTCAGCATCGGACCGCCGGTGACGACGATCGACG is part of the Rhizobium bangladeshense genome and encodes:
- a CDS encoding transglutaminase family protein, with protein sequence MRLKISHLTEYRYDEPAQFSLQRLRLTPPATNGQTVLGWSLKVEGATPEVEYDDQYGNHVNLVSLEGEQQVTRIFAEGEVETTDINGVTGPHTGFCPLWLFLRETPLTKSGKLVKELIKGVNGDNELARMHALMAAIHETVDYRPGTSDTATTAEQALEKKSGVCQDHAHIFVAAARALQVPARYVSGYLMMTEKAEQAATHAWAEAHIPGLGWVGFDPANEICPDDRYVRIASGLCYRDAAPISGMRIGTPGETLSVTVKVEDGGQMQSQSQS
- the araD gene encoding L-arabinonate dehydratase, whose product is MKKKAEWPRRLRSQEWYGGTSRDVIYHRGWLKNQGYPHDLFDGRPVIGILNTWSDMTPCNGHLRELAEKVKAGVWEAGGFPLEVPVFSASENTFRPTAMMYRNLAALAVEEAIRGQPMDGCVLLVGCDKTTPSLLMGAASCDLPSIVVTGGPMLNGYFRGERVGSGTHLWKFSEMVKAGEMTQAEFLEAEASMSRSSGTCNTMGTASTMASMAEALGMALSGNAAIPGVDSRRKVMAQLTGRRIVQMVKDDLKPSDIMTKQAFENAIRTNAAIGGSTNAVIHLLAIAGRVGIDLTLDDWDRCGRDVPTIVNLMPSGKYLMEEFFYAGGLPVVLKRLGEAGLLHKDALTVSGETVWDEVKDVVNWNEDVILPAEKALTSSGGIVVLRGNLAPKGAVLKPSAASPHLLVHRGRAVVFEDIDDYKAKINDDSLDIDENCVMVMKNCGPKGYPGMAEVGNMGLPPKVLKKGILDMVRISDARMSGTAYGTVVLHTSPEAAVGGPLAVVKTGDMIELDVPNRRLHLDISDEELARRLSEWQPHHDLPTSGYAYLHQQHVEGADTGADLDFLKGCRGNAVGKDSH